A region from the Pseudonocardia petroleophila genome encodes:
- a CDS encoding ribonuclease J produces MPGLPTQPPGPLPEGALRVLTLGGIGEIGRNMTVFEYDGRLLVVDAGVLFPDADAPGVDLILPDFRPILDRLGDIDALVLTHGHEDHIGAVPFLLRQRPDLLIVGSPFTLALVAAKCKEHRLTPHMLVVNEGDRLTHGTFECEYFAVSHSIPQCLAVAIRTPAGVILHTGDIKLDQRPLDGRLTDLPGFSRLGDEGVDLFLCDSTNADTPGVSPSEASLGPNLTAAIGKAQGRAFVACFASNVYRVQQIVDGAVAHGRRICLLGRSMLRNMEIATDLGLLTVPEGTMVAIDDVDDIPDEQMLVVCTGSQGEPMAALSRIARGEHRTFQMRSTDTVILSSSLIPGNEHAVFGVVNRLRRAGIQVIDNRNSNVHVSGHAYAGELLFLYNAVRPSNVMPVHGEWRHLRANAELAEQTGVAHDAIAVTENGITVDLVDGRAVISGRVEVGRAYVDGVATGDIEQPTLADRLVLGEGGFISITVAIDATTGRAVAPPTLSGRGFSEDPKALVAVLPIVEQELARTQSEGIVDTHRVAQQVRRVVGKWVGETYRRRPMIVPTVIAV; encoded by the coding sequence CTGCCCGGCCTGCCCACGCAGCCGCCGGGCCCGCTGCCCGAGGGCGCGCTGCGCGTGCTCACCCTGGGCGGCATCGGTGAGATCGGCCGCAACATGACCGTCTTCGAGTACGACGGCCGCCTGCTCGTCGTCGACGCCGGGGTGCTGTTCCCCGACGCCGACGCCCCCGGCGTCGACCTGATCCTGCCCGACTTCCGCCCCATCCTCGACCGCCTCGGCGACATCGACGCCCTGGTGCTCACCCACGGCCACGAGGACCACATCGGCGCGGTGCCGTTCCTCCTGCGCCAGCGCCCCGACCTGCTGATCGTCGGCTCGCCGTTCACGCTCGCGCTGGTGGCGGCCAAGTGCAAGGAGCACCGCCTCACCCCGCACATGCTGGTGGTCAACGAGGGCGACCGGCTGACGCACGGCACGTTCGAGTGCGAGTACTTCGCCGTCAGCCACTCCATCCCGCAGTGCCTCGCGGTCGCGATCCGCACGCCCGCGGGCGTGATCCTGCACACCGGCGACATCAAGCTCGACCAGCGCCCGCTCGACGGCAGGCTCACCGACCTGCCCGGGTTCTCCCGCCTGGGCGACGAGGGCGTCGACCTGTTCCTGTGCGACTCCACCAACGCCGACACGCCGGGGGTCTCGCCGTCGGAGGCGTCGCTGGGCCCGAACCTGACGGCCGCGATCGGCAAGGCGCAGGGGCGGGCGTTCGTCGCCTGCTTCGCCAGCAACGTCTACCGGGTGCAGCAGATCGTCGACGGCGCGGTGGCCCACGGCAGGCGGATCTGCCTGCTCGGCCGCTCCATGCTGCGCAACATGGAGATCGCCACCGATCTCGGCCTGCTCACCGTGCCCGAGGGCACGATGGTGGCGATCGACGACGTCGACGACATCCCCGACGAGCAGATGCTGGTGGTGTGCACCGGCTCGCAGGGCGAGCCGATGGCGGCGCTGTCGCGGATCGCCCGCGGGGAGCACCGCACGTTCCAGATGCGGTCCACCGACACGGTGATCCTGTCCAGCTCGCTCATCCCGGGCAACGAGCACGCCGTGTTCGGCGTGGTCAACCGCCTGCGCCGGGCCGGCATCCAGGTGATCGACAACCGCAACTCCAACGTGCACGTCTCCGGCCACGCCTACGCCGGTGAGCTGCTGTTCCTCTACAACGCGGTGCGGCCGAGCAACGTCATGCCGGTGCACGGCGAATGGCGTCACCTGCGGGCCAACGCGGAGCTCGCGGAGCAGACCGGCGTCGCGCACGACGCGATCGCGGTCACCGAGAACGGGATCACCGTCGACCTGGTCGACGGCCGCGCGGTGATCTCCGGGCGGGTCGAGGTGGGCCGCGCCTACGTCGACGGGGTCGCCACCGGCGACATCGAGCAGCCCACGCTGGCCGACCGGCTCGTCCTCGGCGAGGGCGGATTCATCTCCATCACCGTCGCCATCGACGCCACGACCGGGCGCGCCGTCGCCCCGCCGACGCTGTCCGGGCGCGGGTTCTCCGAGGACCCGAAGGCGCTGGTGGCCGTGCTGCCGATCGTCGAGCAGGAGCTGGCGCGCACCCAGAGCGAGGGGATCGTCGACACGCACCGGGTCGCCCAGCAGGTGCGCCGGGTCGTCGGGAAGTGGGTGGGGGAGACCTACCGCCGCCGCCCGATGATCGTCCCCACGGTCATCGCCGTCTGA
- a CDS encoding NAD(P)/FAD-dependent oxidoreductase has protein sequence MNLWFEQVVGDGDPLVPRPSLDGDTEADVCVVGAGYTGLWTAHALLRADPALRVVVVEREIAGFGASGRNGGWCSALFPAGPAALDRRHGPGAGVAMGAAMRATVDAVGAAVAEEGIACDWVKGGTVTLARTAAQVTRARRDDGWIGPAEASALVGASGVLGATVTPDCASVQPARLVRGLARAVERRGGRIVEGTTALSVGPRGVVTDRGVVRAGAVVRAAEAWNAGLAPRSVAPVYSLIVATRPLPASFWDVAGLAGGQTFTDHRHLIVYGQRTADDRLVFGGRGAPYHWRSRIRPEFDTDDRVFAGLRTAARDLFPALTADDFTHAWGGPLGIPRDWHAGVGYADGLGWAGGYVGDGVGTSHLAGRTLAALILGRDDPVTRLPWVGHRSRRWEPEPLRWLLVNAGLRLMTLADSEERLTRRPSVVAAALSRALGR, from the coding sequence ATGAACCTGTGGTTCGAGCAGGTCGTCGGCGACGGCGACCCGCTCGTGCCGCGTCCGTCCCTCGACGGCGACACCGAGGCCGACGTCTGCGTGGTCGGCGCGGGCTACACCGGGCTGTGGACGGCGCACGCGCTGCTGCGCGCCGACCCCGCGCTGCGGGTGGTCGTCGTGGAGCGGGAGATCGCCGGGTTCGGCGCGAGCGGGCGCAACGGCGGCTGGTGCTCGGCGCTGTTCCCCGCCGGTCCCGCGGCCCTGGACCGGCGGCACGGCCCCGGTGCGGGCGTGGCGATGGGCGCGGCGATGCGGGCCACCGTCGACGCCGTCGGGGCCGCCGTCGCCGAGGAGGGCATCGCGTGCGACTGGGTGAAGGGCGGCACGGTCACCCTCGCCCGCACCGCCGCGCAGGTCACCCGGGCCCGCCGCGACGACGGCTGGATCGGGCCCGCCGAGGCGTCCGCGCTGGTCGGGGCCTCGGGCGTGCTCGGGGCCACGGTCACGCCCGACTGCGCCAGCGTGCAGCCCGCCCGGCTCGTCCGCGGTCTCGCGCGGGCCGTGGAGCGCCGGGGCGGGCGGATCGTCGAGGGCACGACGGCGCTGTCGGTCGGGCCGCGGGGCGTCGTCACCGACCGGGGCGTGGTGCGGGCCGGGGCCGTCGTGCGCGCGGCCGAGGCGTGGAACGCGGGCCTCGCGCCGCGCTCGGTCGCGCCGGTGTACTCGCTGATCGTGGCGACCCGGCCGCTGCCGGCGTCGTTCTGGGACGTCGCGGGGCTCGCCGGCGGGCAGACGTTCACCGACCACCGCCACCTCATCGTCTACGGGCAGCGCACCGCCGACGACCGGCTCGTGTTCGGCGGCCGCGGCGCCCCCTACCACTGGCGCTCGCGCATCCGCCCGGAGTTCGACACCGACGACCGGGTCTTCGCCGGGCTGCGCACCGCGGCCCGCGACCTGTTCCCGGCGCTGACCGCCGACGACTTCACCCACGCCTGGGGCGGCCCGCTGGGCATCCCGCGCGACTGGCACGCGGGCGTCGGGTACGCGGACGGGCTGGGCTGGGCCGGCGGCTACGTCGGCGACGGCGTCGGCACCTCGCACCTGGCGGGGCGCACCCTCGCCGCCCTGATCCTCGGCCGCGACGACCCGGTCACCCGCCTGCCGTGGGTCGGCCACCGGTCGCGGCGCTGGGAGCCCGAACCGCTGCGCTGGCTGCTGGTCAACGCGGGGCTGCGCCTCATGACGCTGGCCGACTCCGAGGAGCGCCTGACCCGCCGCCCGAGCGTCGTCGCCGCCGCGCTGTCCCGCGCACTGGGCCGCTGA
- the lat gene encoding L-lysine 6-transaminase yields MTPDDVHETLRRHLLVDGFDLVLDTRASRGSWIVDARDGTRHLDVFSFFASAPLGLNHPALVDDPAFLAELTEAAVNKPSNSDVYTVAMARFVETFARVVGDPALPHLFLVEGGAAAVENALKTAFDWKRRHNAAHGRPAHLGTRVLHLTRAFHGRSGYTMSLTNTDPVKTALFPTFDWPRVDVPATHLPGDVRIAEARALEQARAAFAAHPHDIACFVAEPIQGEGGDNHLRPEFLRAMQALCVEHDALFVLDEVQTGGGTTGTAWAYQQLGVAPDVVAFGKKLQVCGVMAGGRVDEVPDNVFAVSGRINSTWGGNLTDMVRSRRYLEVIEADGLIARAGELGSHLLGALAAVPGLSSVRGRGLFCAADLPTTAARDAVLAHLRRTERVLMLGSGERSVRFRPALTITVEELDLAVAALGRAVAATAGAAAAA; encoded by the coding sequence ATGACTCCCGACGACGTCCACGAGACCCTGCGTCGCCACCTGCTCGTCGACGGGTTCGACCTGGTCCTCGACACCCGCGCGTCGCGGGGGTCGTGGATCGTCGACGCCCGCGACGGCACCCGCCACCTCGACGTGTTCAGCTTCTTCGCCTCCGCGCCGCTGGGCCTCAACCACCCCGCGCTCGTCGACGATCCCGCGTTCCTCGCCGAGCTGACGGAGGCGGCGGTCAACAAGCCGTCGAACTCCGACGTCTACACCGTCGCGATGGCCCGGTTCGTCGAGACCTTCGCCCGGGTCGTCGGGGACCCCGCGCTGCCGCACCTGTTCCTCGTCGAGGGCGGGGCGGCGGCGGTGGAGAACGCGCTCAAGACCGCCTTCGACTGGAAGCGCCGGCACAACGCGGCGCACGGCCGGCCCGCGCACCTCGGCACGCGCGTGCTGCACCTGACGCGCGCCTTCCACGGGCGCAGCGGCTACACGATGTCGCTCACCAACACCGACCCCGTGAAGACCGCGCTGTTCCCGACGTTCGACTGGCCCCGCGTCGACGTGCCCGCCACCCACCTGCCCGGCGACGTCCGCATCGCCGAGGCGCGCGCGCTGGAGCAGGCCCGCGCGGCGTTCGCGGCGCACCCGCACGACATCGCCTGCTTCGTCGCGGAGCCGATCCAGGGCGAGGGCGGCGACAACCACCTGCGCCCGGAGTTCCTCCGGGCGATGCAGGCGCTGTGCGTGGAGCACGATGCCCTGTTCGTCCTCGACGAGGTGCAGACCGGCGGCGGGACGACCGGCACCGCGTGGGCCTACCAGCAGCTCGGCGTCGCCCCGGACGTCGTCGCGTTCGGCAAGAAGCTGCAGGTCTGCGGCGTGATGGCCGGCGGGCGGGTCGACGAGGTGCCCGACAACGTGTTCGCGGTGTCGGGCCGGATCAACTCGACGTGGGGCGGGAACCTCACCGACATGGTGCGGTCGCGGCGCTACCTGGAGGTCATCGAGGCCGACGGGCTGATCGCCCGGGCCGGGGAGCTCGGCTCGCACCTGCTCGGCGCGCTCGCCGCCGTCCCGGGCCTGTCGTCGGTCCGCGGCCGGGGGCTGTTCTGCGCCGCCGACCTGCCGACGACCGCCGCCCGCGACGCCGTGCTGGCGCACCTGCGGCGCACCGAGCGGGTGCTGATGCTGGGCAGCGGCGAGCGGTCGGTGCGGTTCCGCCCGGCCCTGACGATCACCGTCGAGGAGCTGGACCTCGCGGTGGCGGCACTGGGCCGGGCCGTCGCGGCGACGGCCGGTGCCGCGGCGGCAGCCTGA
- a CDS encoding Lrp/AsnC family transcriptional regulator — MPPTDRQPDDLDRRLLSLLEADARATMADLGRAVGLSRTAVLARVQRLERDGVLRGYHADVALPGAATAHRARVGIVVRTTDVAGYAARLAALPGFAEIETVTGEYDLIVLVTVPTAGQLDALLDRVQGWRETVRTTTWMVLTRYR; from the coding sequence GTGCCACCGACGGATCGTCAGCCCGACGACCTGGACCGCCGCCTGCTCTCCCTGCTGGAGGCCGACGCGCGGGCGACGATGGCCGACCTCGGGCGGGCGGTCGGGCTGTCCCGCACCGCCGTGCTGGCCCGGGTCCAGCGCCTCGAGCGCGACGGCGTGCTGCGCGGCTACCACGCCGACGTAGCCCTGCCCGGCGCGGCGACCGCGCACCGCGCCCGCGTCGGCATCGTGGTCCGCACGACCGACGTCGCCGGGTACGCCGCCCGGCTCGCCGCGCTGCCCGGGTTCGCGGAGATCGAGACGGTGACGGGGGAGTACGACCTCATCGTGCTGGTCACCGTGCCGACGGCCGGGCAGCTCGACGCGCTGCTGGACCGGGTGCAGGGGTGGCGCGAGACGGTCCGGACAACCACCTGGATGGTGCTGACGCGGTACCGCTGA
- a CDS encoding selenium-binding family protein, which produces MSPLHTRRRRLTAVAVALPLLAGGTALAGQATAESPVHTITSEVHDSVGTLFTATNHLVDIPGVVPVGEEGHVGKEYIVVWAGDENVADTSGQDIADTPLAVGAVKELSELPTDLPGQDFLAVIDADADSATYGQVVNTVTLGPLPENEPHHMQYIHTAGDSIYAGGLFSDITYVFDTDKLPLLELSGVSNPVDTPCGSVPDAYWVLEDGTAYGTYMGGPDVPGPCQYTNGEIRVGNGFAGSPGSVVRLDREGRTLAEVPAALPTAEFPEDCHNLPVLPTATCANPHGIQVREDLDTMVTSDYCEPRNIILDPVKAPDHKLCRPTVRTWDITDRNNPVVRNVTKLPDGPRRETNPAHEENQAIMETTVTNLPENKGAFAESMCGGAIFYAPDITAPEPAWREVFDNTTAALSVDPDVIEGGGCDGGGWVQTSLDDKYLYHAVIGRGPGAQFPEDQGTTKMIYTLDIQALVAAGDSVECTIDTILEVAEGGEEADCPALVDVLEVTDTTSGGPHWGALDNYVANGDGTYSETTDVDRIAYSNYFVARTGIDGNHRVCIADVEDGVMTVDEDFRDEARGGTCVDFNRLRWPHGETGNAKPHSMIFAVAGGDVR; this is translated from the coding sequence TTGTCACCCCTGCACACCCGGCGACGGCGCCTCACCGCCGTCGCCGTCGCGCTCCCGCTGCTCGCGGGAGGCACGGCACTGGCCGGCCAGGCCACCGCCGAGTCCCCGGTCCACACCATCACCTCCGAGGTCCACGACAGCGTCGGCACGCTGTTCACCGCGACCAACCACCTCGTCGACATCCCGGGCGTCGTCCCGGTCGGCGAGGAGGGCCACGTCGGCAAGGAGTACATCGTCGTCTGGGCCGGTGACGAGAACGTCGCCGACACCTCGGGCCAGGACATCGCCGACACCCCGCTGGCCGTCGGCGCGGTCAAGGAGCTCTCCGAGCTGCCCACCGACCTCCCCGGCCAGGACTTCCTCGCCGTCATCGACGCCGACGCGGACTCGGCCACCTACGGCCAGGTCGTCAACACCGTGACGCTCGGCCCGCTGCCGGAGAACGAGCCGCACCACATGCAGTACATCCACACGGCGGGCGACAGCATCTACGCCGGTGGCCTGTTCTCCGACATCACCTACGTGTTCGACACCGACAAGCTGCCGCTGCTGGAGCTCTCGGGCGTGAGCAACCCCGTCGACACCCCCTGCGGCTCGGTCCCCGACGCCTACTGGGTGCTCGAGGACGGCACCGCCTACGGCACGTACATGGGCGGCCCGGACGTCCCCGGCCCCTGCCAGTACACCAACGGCGAGATCCGGGTCGGCAACGGCTTCGCGGGCAGCCCCGGCTCGGTCGTGCGCCTGGACCGCGAGGGCCGGACGCTGGCGGAGGTCCCGGCGGCGCTGCCGACGGCGGAGTTCCCCGAGGACTGCCACAACCTGCCGGTGCTGCCCACGGCCACCTGCGCGAACCCGCACGGCATCCAGGTCCGCGAGGACCTGGACACCATGGTCACCAGTGACTACTGCGAGCCGCGCAACATCATCCTGGACCCGGTGAAGGCGCCGGACCACAAGCTGTGCCGCCCGACCGTCCGCACCTGGGACATCACCGACCGCAACAACCCGGTGGTCCGCAACGTCACCAAGCTGCCCGACGGCCCCCGTCGTGAGACCAACCCGGCTCACGAGGAGAACCAGGCCATCATGGAGACGACGGTGACGAACCTGCCCGAGAACAAGGGCGCGTTCGCCGAGTCGATGTGCGGCGGCGCGATCTTCTACGCCCCCGACATCACCGCGCCGGAGCCGGCGTGGCGCGAGGTCTTCGACAACACCACCGCGGCGCTGTCGGTCGACCCCGACGTCATCGAGGGCGGCGGCTGCGACGGCGGCGGCTGGGTGCAGACCTCGCTCGACGACAAGTACCTCTACCACGCCGTGATCGGCCGTGGCCCGGGTGCGCAGTTCCCCGAGGACCAGGGCACCACCAAGATGATCTACACCCTGGACATCCAGGCGCTGGTCGCCGCGGGTGACTCGGTCGAGTGCACCATCGACACCATCCTCGAGGTCGCCGAGGGCGGCGAGGAGGCCGACTGCCCGGCCCTCGTCGACGTGCTCGAGGTGACCGACACGACGTCCGGCGGCCCGCACTGGGGCGCACTGGACAACTACGTGGCCAACGGCGACGGCACCTACAGCGAGACCACGGACGTCGACCGGATCGCGTACTCGAACTACTTCGTGGCGCGCACCGGCATCGACGGCAACCACCGGGTCTGCATCGCCGACGTCGAGGACGGCGTCATGACGGTCGACGAGGACTTCCGCGACGAGGCCCGCGGCGGCACCTGCGTCGACTTCAACCGGCTGCGCTGGCCGCACGGCGAGACCGGCAACGCCAAGCCGCACTCGATGATCTTCGCGGTGGCCGGTGGCGACGTCCGCTGA
- a CDS encoding DNA translocase FtsK, with the protein MAGRTTTGSTARASSPRKPAARKPSGRRPAARKPPPRRDLLDKGIDATGRGMARLGRATGRAVGRTREIDPAHRRDGLGVVLLVLAVVTAAGVWFGAGGPVGQWLSGAIGSVIGRGSSLLPVILLVAGIVLVATEPQPDSRPRVAVGSLLLALGGLGLVHLVSGSPVEPETWASGGGAVGYLAATPLATGLTAWVAAPVLVLLTGYAFLVLTATPVRAVPDRVRRLLGRAVEPDADEDADAGSGEIVPDPVIEAETAPLRRPSRRRQAKVADVVRDELGEDPVVIDAEVVPPPDEPPMDEPPPPTTRRRPPAAIVATPPVVDEPDGPVGEQLRLTVPDREGEPPYVLPPADILPTGPVPKTRSSANDAMIERITGVLEQFSIDAQVTGFTRGPTVTRYEIELGPAVKVEKITQLTKNISYAVATDNVRILAPIPGKSAVGIEVPNTDREMVRLGDVLRSGTARAEQHPLVVGLGKDIEGHFLTANLAKMPHLLVAGSTGSGKSSFVNSMLVSLLSRATPDEVRMILIDPKMVELTPYEGIPHLITPIITQPKKAAAALAWLVEEMEQRYQDMQVNKVRHVDEFNRKVRSGDITAPLGSERVYRPYPYILCIVDELADLMMTAPRDVEDAVVRITQKARAAGIHLVLATQRPSVDVVTGLIKTNVPSRLAFATSSLTDSRVILDQPGAEKLIGMGDALYLPMGMSKPVRMQGAFVDDDEISAVVAFTKDQAEPTYTEGVTAQKAGEAKEVDPEIGDDLDILIQATELIVTSQFGSTSMLQRKLRVGFAKAGRLMDLLETRGVVGPSEGSKARDVLIKPDELDGVLWLMRGGGGEEPGEPDE; encoded by the coding sequence ATGGCAGGACGGACGACGACCGGCAGCACGGCGCGAGCGTCGTCCCCCCGCAAGCCCGCGGCGCGCAAGCCGTCCGGTCGCCGCCCGGCGGCCCGCAAGCCGCCGCCGCGCCGCGACCTGCTCGACAAGGGCATCGACGCGACCGGCCGGGGCATGGCCCGCCTGGGCCGTGCCACCGGCCGGGCCGTCGGGCGCACCCGCGAGATCGACCCGGCCCACCGCCGCGACGGGCTCGGCGTCGTCCTGCTCGTGCTCGCCGTCGTCACCGCGGCGGGCGTGTGGTTCGGGGCGGGCGGTCCGGTCGGGCAGTGGCTCTCCGGCGCGATCGGCTCGGTCATCGGCCGCGGCTCGTCCCTGCTCCCGGTGATCCTGCTCGTCGCCGGCATCGTGCTGGTGGCCACCGAGCCGCAGCCCGACTCGCGCCCGCGCGTCGCCGTCGGGTCGCTGCTGCTGGCCCTGGGCGGGCTCGGCCTCGTGCACCTGGTGTCCGGCTCGCCCGTCGAGCCCGAGACCTGGGCGTCGGGGGGCGGGGCCGTCGGCTACCTCGCCGCCACCCCGCTGGCCACCGGTCTCACGGCCTGGGTCGCCGCCCCCGTGCTGGTGCTGCTCACCGGCTACGCCTTCCTCGTCCTCACCGCCACCCCCGTCCGCGCGGTGCCCGACCGCGTCCGGCGCCTGCTCGGGCGGGCCGTCGAGCCCGACGCCGACGAGGACGCCGACGCCGGGTCCGGGGAGATCGTCCCCGACCCCGTCATCGAGGCCGAGACCGCGCCGCTGCGCCGCCCGTCGCGCCGCCGCCAGGCCAAGGTCGCCGACGTCGTGCGCGACGAGCTGGGCGAGGACCCCGTCGTCATCGACGCGGAGGTCGTGCCCCCGCCCGACGAGCCGCCGATGGACGAGCCGCCGCCCCCGACGACCCGCCGCCGCCCGCCGGCCGCGATCGTCGCCACCCCGCCCGTCGTCGACGAGCCGGACGGCCCGGTGGGGGAGCAGCTGCGCCTGACCGTCCCCGACCGGGAGGGCGAGCCGCCCTACGTCCTGCCGCCCGCCGACATCCTGCCGACCGGCCCGGTCCCCAAGACCCGCAGCAGCGCCAACGACGCGATGATCGAGCGGATCACCGGCGTGCTGGAGCAGTTCTCCATCGACGCGCAGGTCACCGGCTTCACCCGCGGCCCGACCGTCACCCGCTACGAGATCGAGCTCGGACCGGCCGTCAAGGTCGAGAAGATCACCCAGCTCACCAAGAACATCTCCTACGCCGTCGCCACCGACAACGTGCGGATCCTGGCCCCGATCCCGGGCAAGTCCGCCGTCGGCATCGAGGTGCCCAACACCGACCGCGAGATGGTGCGCCTGGGCGACGTCCTGCGCTCGGGCACCGCACGCGCCGAGCAGCACCCGCTCGTCGTCGGGCTGGGCAAGGACATCGAGGGCCACTTCCTCACCGCGAACCTGGCGAAGATGCCGCACCTGCTCGTCGCGGGGTCGACGGGCTCCGGTAAGTCGAGCTTCGTCAACTCGATGCTCGTCTCGCTGCTGAGCCGGGCCACCCCGGACGAGGTCCGGATGATCCTCATCGACCCCAAGATGGTGGAGCTCACACCCTACGAGGGCATCCCGCACCTGATCACGCCCATCATCACCCAGCCGAAGAAGGCGGCCGCCGCGCTGGCCTGGCTGGTGGAGGAGATGGAGCAGCGCTACCAGGACATGCAGGTCAACAAGGTCCGCCACGTCGACGAGTTCAACCGCAAGGTGCGCTCGGGCGACATCACCGCGCCGCTGGGCAGCGAGCGCGTCTACCGGCCCTACCCCTACATCCTGTGCATCGTCGACGAGCTGGCCGACCTCATGATGACCGCGCCGCGCGACGTCGAGGACGCGGTCGTGCGGATCACCCAGAAGGCGCGCGCCGCCGGCATCCACCTGGTGCTGGCCACGCAGCGACCCTCGGTCGACGTCGTCACCGGCCTGATCAAGACGAACGTGCCGTCGCGGCTGGCGTTCGCCACGTCGTCGCTGACGGACTCGCGGGTCATCCTCGACCAGCCCGGCGCCGAGAAGCTGATCGGCATGGGCGACGCGCTGTACCTGCCCATGGGCATGAGCAAGCCCGTCCGCATGCAGGGCGCGTTCGTCGACGACGACGAGATCTCCGCGGTCGTCGCGTTCACCAAGGACCAGGCCGAGCCGACCTACACCGAGGGCGTCACCGCGCAGAAGGCCGGGGAGGCCAAGGAGGTCGACCCGGAGATCGGCGACGACCTGGACATCCTTATCCAGGCCACCGAGCTGATCGTCACCTCGCAGTTCGGGTCGACGTCGATGCTGCAGCGCAAGCTGCGCGTCGGGTTCGCGAAGGCGGGGCGGCTGATGGACCTGCTGGAGACCCGCGGGGTCGTCGGGCCGTCGGAGGGGTCGAAGGCCCGTGACGTCCTGATCAAGCCCGACGAGCTCGACGGCGTGCTGTGGTTGATGCGCGGTGGCGGCGGCGAGGAACCCGGTGAGCCGGACGAGTGA
- a CDS encoding YceI family protein has translation MPIPLTGGLLSGEVRDNEGKPLAGAEISVFDRSSKRVAHSDTDAYGFFAHAVQPGDYRIRAEAGGYQSLHERANVEWGTHNAVGQLTLLPDETLTTPVPGIYEIDPDHSAVRFVARHIAMSRVYGQFQKFSGQVRIAENFEDSHVEVLVDAASVFTNVEARDTHLRSADFLDVENFPKLHFTSHRFARAGGNRWLIDGELTLHGMTSDVQLDTTYLGMQEWNGLRAGCLATTQLHREHFTVNWQQMLARGVPVVGSTIEITLDVQGILQQ, from the coding sequence ATGCCCATCCCGCTGACCGGGGGTCTGCTCTCCGGGGAGGTCCGCGACAACGAGGGCAAGCCGCTCGCGGGCGCCGAGATCTCGGTGTTCGACCGCTCCAGCAAGCGCGTCGCGCACTCCGACACCGACGCCTACGGGTTCTTCGCCCACGCCGTGCAGCCCGGCGACTACCGCATCCGCGCGGAGGCCGGCGGGTACCAGAGCCTGCACGAGCGGGCGAACGTCGAGTGGGGCACGCACAACGCGGTCGGGCAGCTCACGCTGCTGCCCGACGAGACGCTGACGACCCCGGTCCCGGGCATCTACGAGATCGACCCCGACCACTCCGCGGTCCGCTTCGTCGCCCGGCACATCGCGATGTCGCGGGTCTACGGGCAGTTCCAGAAGTTCTCCGGCCAGGTCCGCATCGCCGAGAACTTCGAGGACTCGCACGTCGAGGTCCTCGTCGACGCCGCGAGCGTGTTCACCAACGTCGAGGCCCGCGACACGCACCTGCGCTCGGCCGACTTCCTCGACGTCGAGAACTTCCCGAAGCTGCACTTCACCAGCCACCGCTTCGCCCGGGCGGGCGGCAACCGCTGGCTGATCGACGGCGAGCTGACGCTGCACGGCATGACCAGCGACGTCCAGCTCGACACCACCTACCTGGGCATGCAGGAGTGGAACGGGCTGCGCGCCGGCTGCCTGGCCACCACGCAGCTGCACCGCGAGCACTTCACCGTCAACTGGCAGCAGATGCTCGCCCGCGGGGTGCCGGTCGTCGGGTCGACGATCGAGATCACCCTCGACGTGCAGGGGATCCTGCAGCAGTAG
- a CDS encoding VOC family protein, with product MTSVPPTSATSASVPTVWPTFVCRDADAELRFLVDAFGFTERAVHRGDDGGIEHAELTWGDGGVMVGTHRPDDPCGQPPGGASVHVVVTAPDALHDRAVAAGATVLRPIEDTDYGSRQFVVRDPEGNVWSFGTWYE from the coding sequence ATGACCTCCGTACCCCCCACCTCCGCGACCTCCGCCTCCGTACCCACCGTCTGGCCCACCTTCGTCTGCCGCGACGCCGACGCCGAGCTGCGCTTCCTCGTCGACGCGTTCGGGTTCACCGAGCGGGCCGTGCACCGCGGCGACGACGGCGGCATCGAGCACGCCGAGCTCACCTGGGGCGACGGTGGCGTGATGGTCGGGACCCACCGGCCCGACGACCCGTGCGGGCAGCCGCCCGGCGGCGCGTCGGTGCACGTCGTGGTGACCGCCCCGGACGCCCTGCACGACCGCGCCGTCGCCGCCGGGGCGACCGTGCTGCGTCCGATCGAGGACACCGACTACGGCAGCCGCCAGTTCGTCGTCCGCGACCCCGAGGGCAACGTGTGGAGCTTCGGCACCTGGTACGAGTAG